The genomic region TTTCCAACGGTACGATCGCGTGAGTATAGGGCAAGATCGCCGGGATATCCGAAGCACAGAAAAATTCCCCTTGCCCGAAACCAAGCACCAACGGAGCTTGTTGTCGCGCCACCACAATTTCATCGGGATAATCGGCACACAAAAGCACGATCGCAAACGCTCCTTCCAACCGCTTCACGACTCGCCGCACTGCTTCGGTAAAAGGAGAGTAGAATTTTTCGGTTTCGCCACTCTGCCGCATTTGGTTCAGACATTCCGCTACCAAATTGGGGATAACTTCAGTATCGGTTTCAGTCACAAACTCATAGTTCAGCTGTTTTAATTCTTCTCGTAGCTCTCGATAATTTTCGATAATACCGTTTTGCACTACAGCTACCCGTTTTGAAGCATCTAGGTGTGGGTGAGCGTTGTGTTCCTCCGGTTTACCGTGGGTTGCCCAGCGTGTATGTCCGATTCCGACTAAACCAGGAATTTCTTGTCCGTTAAGTTTTGATTGGAGGTTGCGTAACTTACCCTTAGCACGGACGCGGTGAATCTCGCCTTCCCACACCGTAGCTATTCCAGCAGAATCGTAGCCCCGATACTCTAGTTTTTCTAAACCCGCCAGCAAAATTCCGGTTGCTGCTTGAGTGCCGATGTAGCCTACAATTCCGCACATATATTACTCCTTATATTCTTTAAAGTTTATGAGTTAATCTATCGGGTTTGTTTAAAATTCACAAATAATTTCTCTATATTTATGCCATATGGATGTCGCTTCCGCACGAATTAAGCAGTAGTAACTGGTTGACAGTTATCAGTTATCAGTTATCAGTTATCAGTGACCAGTGACTCCTGACTAGTAATTTCTCCTCTGCCCCTCTGCTCCCCTGCTTCCTCTGCTCCCCTGCTTTCTCCTCTGCCCCTCTGCTCCCCTGCTCTCTTCTCCCCCCTGCTCCCTACTCCCTACTCCTTGCTCCTCACTAAAAAAGAGGGGGCTTGTGTTCTCCCCCCTCTGTATGTGTTTGGATTGTTACACGCAGCTAAAAAAAGGCAATCGTCTAATGGTACTGGCTATCAAAATGTTGTTTTTTTATTTCTAGCTTCTAGAGGATTTAACTCAGACTCTAGTAAGCTAGACCCATGCTGCGAGTGGTTTCCGCACCGAGATATACGCGAATGCTTAAAAAGTCGGTGGGACAAGCTGTTTCACAGCGCTTGCAGCCTACACAGTCTTCCGTGCGGGGAGAGGAAGCGATTTGAGCGGCTTTGCAGCCATCCCAAGGAACCATCTCTAGCACGTCTGTCGGGCAAGCCCGCACGCACTGGGTGCAGCCGATACAGGTATCGTAGATTTTAACGGTATGAGACATGGAAATTAAGACTCCAACGAGCGTTTTATGTTGGCA from Chroococcidiopsis sp. SAG 2025 harbors:
- the psaC gene encoding photosystem I iron-sulfur center protein PsaC, which encodes MSHTVKIYDTCIGCTQCVRACPTDVLEMVPWDGCKAAQIASSPRTEDCVGCKRCETACPTDFLSIRVYLGAETTRSMGLAY